GCAAATTTTATGATTGAATTTTCTTAAGATGAGTAACAGGGAATTGCCAGTAGAAGTATTATTAGAGCTACGAAAGAAAGTAGTCTATGCAGTTGTGCACCATGATGTTAAGAAAAGCATGGCCGCGAAATTATTCGGATTTAGTCTCACGTCAGTGATCAAATATGTTCGGGAGTTTGAGTTAAAGGGTGAGGACAGTTTTCATTATAAAAAACGTGGTGTAAAGGAATCAGCGCGGTGCTTTTTATCAGCAGCCCAAATTGAAGGATTACTAAAGACCCTACTAAGGCAGGCGCCTGATGACATTGGCCTTGATTATACGTTGTGGAATAGTAAGGCGATAGGCGCTTATATTGAGAAGGCTTTTGGTATAAAGTATTCAGGTCGTGGCTTGCGAGACCTTCTTAGGAGATTGGGTTTTTCTTCGCAAAAACCGATTAAACAAGCTTATCAAAGAGATCCTAATAAAGTAACCCAATGGCTCAATGAAACCTATCCTGCCATCAAAACACGCGCGATGCAGGAAGGCGCAAGAATTTATTGGGCAGATGAAATGGGATTGCAATC
Above is a genomic segment from Legionella busanensis containing:
- a CDS encoding IS630 family transposase: MSNRELPVEVLLELRKKVVYAVVHHDVKKSMAAKLFGFSLTSVIKYVREFELKGEDSFHYKKRGVKESARCFLSAAQIEGLLKTLLRQAPDDIGLDYTLWNSKAIGAYIEKAFGIKYSGRGLRDLLRRLGFSSQKPIKQAYQRDPNKVTQWLNETYPAIKTRAMQEGARIYWADEMGLQSCDNRGRTYGLVNQTPVIKKTGSRFKVNMLAAISPQGFMNWMVFENNCDSQIFIEFLGRLRRQVKQKVFLIVDNLKVHHSKNVQCYVGKT